A stretch of the Gemmatimonas sp. UBA7669 genome encodes the following:
- a CDS encoding efflux RND transporter periplasmic adaptor subunit yields MTKTAKFGIAGVVVVGVAALAVVAAKKNSTKPVEVRVEAVEARDLVASVTASGQIQPRTKVDVSADVTGKIVRLSVKEGDIVKKGQFLLQIDPEQPTAALQRAEAALASARAQAAQSRANLIQAQRNFERSEQIKKTQPALVSEEQLEQLRTQMDVNKALNEAANYSVEQAVASVRDARQALNRTTIIAPMSGKVTRLNVEEGETAIMGTLNKDAATLLTISDMSVLETKVKVDETDVARINVGDSAVVQIDAFPDTTFIGQVVEISNSSVVRAGATATGDQAIDYEVRVELKNPPVDTRPDFSATAKIVTATRKQVLSIPIIALTVRENESLPSGDSAVTVGRTPAKEVGKRDVEGVFIVGTDNKVTFRPVKVGIAGERHFEVLTGLQSGEKIVSGTYQAIRELKDGALVKVATPTPAAGAAKPATEKKS; encoded by the coding sequence ATGACGAAGACTGCGAAGTTCGGGATTGCCGGCGTGGTGGTGGTGGGTGTCGCCGCCCTCGCGGTGGTAGCCGCCAAGAAGAATTCCACCAAGCCGGTCGAGGTGCGGGTGGAGGCGGTGGAAGCCCGGGACCTGGTGGCCTCGGTGACGGCCAGTGGCCAGATCCAGCCACGTACCAAGGTGGATGTCTCCGCCGACGTCACAGGCAAGATCGTGCGCCTGTCGGTGAAGGAAGGCGACATCGTCAAGAAGGGACAGTTCCTGCTCCAGATCGACCCCGAGCAGCCCACGGCCGCCCTGCAGCGCGCCGAAGCCGCACTGGCGTCGGCTCGCGCGCAGGCCGCCCAGTCGCGTGCCAACCTCATTCAGGCGCAGCGCAATTTCGAGCGCTCCGAGCAGATCAAGAAGACCCAGCCGGCGCTGGTGTCGGAAGAGCAGCTCGAGCAGTTGCGCACGCAGATGGACGTGAACAAGGCGCTCAACGAAGCCGCCAACTACTCGGTCGAGCAGGCCGTGGCCTCGGTGCGCGATGCACGCCAGGCCCTCAACCGCACCACCATCATCGCGCCCATGAGCGGCAAGGTCACGCGCCTCAACGTTGAAGAGGGCGAAACGGCCATCATGGGTACGCTCAACAAGGACGCGGCCACGCTGCTGACGATCTCCGACATGAGCGTGCTGGAGACCAAGGTCAAGGTGGACGAAACCGACGTGGCCCGCATCAACGTGGGTGACTCGGCCGTCGTGCAGATTGACGCCTTCCCCGACACGACGTTCATCGGTCAGGTGGTGGAGATTTCCAACAGCTCGGTGGTGCGTGCCGGTGCCACGGCCACGGGCGACCAGGCCATCGACTACGAAGTGCGCGTCGAGCTCAAGAACCCGCCGGTGGATACACGCCCCGACTTCTCGGCCACGGCCAAGATCGTCACGGCGACCCGCAAGCAGGTGTTGAGCATCCCGATCATCGCGCTGACCGTGCGTGAGAACGAGTCCCTGCCCAGCGGCGACTCGGCGGTGACCGTGGGTCGTACGCCGGCCAAGGAAGTGGGCAAGCGCGATGTGGAAGGCGTGTTCATCGTGGGCACCGACAACAAGGTCACCTTCCGTCCGGTCAAGGTCGGCATTGCCGGCGAGCGGCACTTCGAAGTGCTGACGGGCCTGCAGTCGGGCGAGAAGATCGTGTCGGGTACGTATCAGGCCATCCGTGAACTCAAGGACGGCGCGCTGGTGAAGGTGGCGACGCCGACACCGGCGGCCGGTGCCGCCAAGCCCGCGACCGAGAAGAAGTCATGA
- a CDS encoding TolC family protein — protein sequence MRFHVYALALVAAATAALPERVAAQGGAPAPGSVLSLDDALALARRNNPTLQNATNARRTAAAAVRSATGAFLPNVNTSFGGGYREGRQTFFQGQAFGSTNDQLSTDVGGSASMNLSLATLNDRRGAKAEQDATEADITAAEQNLRNTIITQYLTALQAQARAALQDTLQATTTAQLELARARLQVGSGTQLDVQRAEVADGQQRVASLNARNQAAIEVVRLFQQIGIAPVQNVALNPALPATPQLDLQTVMDNARRSNPALAALQAREESAKRGVASARAAYYPSLSLNANVSAFTNRFTNTDLLIQQGQASAVGQRNSCIRSEEVRARLGLSNQLAACSAISFTPEAEQSIRDQQGKYPFDFTRNPYSLSASFSLPIFNGFRREQQVEQAQVQRRNAENNTRAQAIRIEADVTAAFLSLNTAQQTVTLQEQNVRTARTALSLAQERYRVGAISIVDLVQARGDYERAETDRISAVYDVQRAFAALENAVGRPLR from the coding sequence GTGCGATTCCACGTGTATGCGCTTGCCCTCGTCGCTGCGGCGACGGCCGCTCTGCCGGAGCGTGTCGCTGCCCAGGGCGGCGCGCCGGCCCCGGGGAGTGTGCTTTCGCTCGACGACGCGCTGGCCCTGGCGCGTCGCAACAACCCGACGCTGCAAAACGCCACAAACGCGCGGCGCACTGCCGCCGCCGCCGTGCGAAGCGCCACGGGCGCGTTCCTGCCCAATGTGAACACCAGCTTCGGCGGTGGCTACCGCGAAGGCCGTCAGACGTTCTTTCAGGGTCAGGCCTTCGGTTCCACCAATGACCAGTTGTCCACCGACGTGGGCGGCAGCGCCAGCATGAATCTCTCGCTGGCCACGCTCAATGACCGCCGCGGCGCCAAGGCGGAGCAGGACGCCACCGAGGCCGACATCACGGCCGCCGAGCAGAACCTGCGCAACACGATCATCACGCAGTATCTCACGGCACTCCAGGCGCAGGCGCGCGCCGCACTGCAGGACACGCTGCAGGCCACGACTACTGCGCAGCTTGAACTGGCGCGGGCCCGCCTGCAGGTGGGCTCCGGTACGCAGCTTGATGTGCAGCGCGCCGAAGTGGCCGACGGTCAGCAGCGCGTGGCCTCACTCAACGCGCGCAATCAGGCCGCCATTGAAGTGGTGCGGCTGTTCCAGCAGATCGGCATTGCGCCGGTGCAGAACGTGGCGCTCAACCCGGCCCTGCCGGCCACGCCGCAGCTGGATCTGCAGACCGTGATGGATAACGCCCGGCGCTCCAACCCCGCGTTGGCCGCGCTGCAGGCCCGTGAGGAGTCGGCCAAGCGCGGCGTGGCGTCGGCCCGCGCGGCCTACTATCCCTCGCTCAGCCTGAACGCCAACGTTTCGGCCTTCACCAATCGCTTCACCAACACCGACCTGCTCATCCAGCAGGGGCAGGCCTCGGCCGTTGGTCAGCGCAACTCCTGCATTCGCTCGGAAGAAGTGCGCGCGCGTCTTGGCTTGTCCAACCAGCTGGCCGCCTGCTCCGCCATCAGCTTCACGCCTGAAGCCGAGCAATCCATTCGTGATCAGCAGGGCAAGTACCCCTTCGATTTCACGCGCAACCCCTACAGCCTCAGCGCCTCATTCTCGCTGCCCATCTTCAACGGCTTCCGCCGTGAGCAGCAGGTGGAGCAGGCACAGGTGCAGCGTCGCAACGCGGAAAACAACACGCGGGCTCAGGCCATCCGCATTGAAGCCGATGTCACGGCGGCCTTCCTGTCGCTCAACACCGCACAGCAGACCGTGACTCTGCAGGAACAGAACGTGCGCACGGCGCGCACGGCCCTCTCGCTGGCGCAGGAACGCTATCGCGTCGGCGCCATCAGCATCGTGGACCTCGTGCAGGCGCGAGGCGACTACGAACGCGCGGAGACTGATCGCATCTCCGCGGTATACGATGTGCAACGGGCGTTCGCGGCGTTGGAGAACGCCGTCGGTCGTCCCCTCCGTTAA
- a CDS encoding ATP-binding protein translates to MTSRFRYLKAYDRWPLSWIASVVAAMMALAWWQQAPNWPRLVLAMGATAAAAWLLATVRRAGGFAVATVVALSAGLLLAVLDTATLTSLRRNWEAWSKAEREARAQRVAESLSDVTEVLRVAVTSRAADTQFVAQVLGGTAPTLVPPLPRTVESALLVYRRDTLVAHAGQLHTRIGPLGSPGVRLEEGAFHTSLVARERSADGRVEVVATALVSSAPPADRFARPLLQSLPGNIDVAHTRIESPDSALVDPGSTVMLVPYGANRLARVRATTFTEGEMLLKLEQRARSRTSVALALAVACFLVVAWHRPARTMERALGAAGALAVVALAPLSGLSNVSTLFDPTSYFAPMGGPLTSTIAALLVTAMLALAVLLFALRTAPAQPLHPRSRLIATTVVLLLAAGGPFLLRDLARGISLPVAGAGFELWVAWQLALALIGAAVLLAGAAAGQTALGPSRGLPPLVAPLVAGAAALMAGPLWQAPGAWPVWYPALWVVAIGSLALTRRGLPQVVAAAVVAGAGAATLTWGATARARMALVEYDLQRTAVVDDNALRLLDRLAATMREEVRPAPRSDALLRRYAASELAQAGYPARLARWSPTNLDSAVSVLELVPIVDSIGAQAYLALLARNSGQVELRTVDDGVTTLLLAAIPAPDGIVTTIAVPPRTRLLPADPFATFTGVTGSRGQAAPYRLTMSAVDDANATATALSWRRRGDLLVADGIRQERDVAQRVRAEIDLGGLDRLVPRGALLVMLDVLVVLGLWSATALADGSLGRLVRVRRTRWSRSYRVRLSGALLAFFTVPAAMFGAWAWYRLQDDDRAARELLVRETLRVAAAEQDQRLLGTSPSSTGAPLFFYRRGMLTIASDPLLDALAPLGRLLPGNVSVDADAGESVFATQRVPIARATTLVGFRHLAAVAGDVSLSGVLATPARGDEFALDARREDLGVLLLFATMLGAMSALWMSGVAARSLARPVGALREAALAIAAGREAPSLGKAPATEFAPVYRAFGRMSADLATSRAALEAAQRRTAAVLQHVASGVVAFRYAGDIMLANPRAGALLGGDVLWAGATLDTLPPSLHDLVARCRDFLRDSREDEAFDLTVQGRQLQARLTRLPSGAVLTIDDITQLASAQRVLAWGEMARQVAHEIKNPLTPIRLGVQHLRRAWRDGRGDFGEILDRNVSRVLEEIDHLDEIARAFSRYGTAPSEREPGVAIDVAAVTWDVLALERLGDADEQGPVQWVFEGPGGETHPVHGDEAPSPVWAVGQRDEMREVLFNLLENARLASARTVRVRLATEPGQVRLDVVDDGSGIPADVLPHVFEPHFSTRTSGSGLGLAISRRLIEGWGGAIGLSSTPGQGTTVQIRLRQADAPAQRAVAQQASAEVTGGD, encoded by the coding sequence ATGACATCGCGCTTCCGCTATCTCAAGGCGTATGACCGCTGGCCCCTCAGCTGGATTGCCAGCGTGGTGGCGGCCATGATGGCGCTGGCCTGGTGGCAGCAGGCGCCCAATTGGCCGCGCCTGGTGCTGGCCATGGGCGCGACGGCCGCGGCGGCCTGGCTGCTGGCTACGGTGCGGCGCGCGGGTGGTTTTGCCGTCGCCACGGTGGTGGCGCTCTCGGCCGGTCTGCTGCTCGCGGTCCTGGATACGGCGACCCTTACCTCGCTGCGTCGCAACTGGGAGGCGTGGTCCAAGGCCGAGCGGGAAGCGCGGGCGCAGCGGGTGGCCGAAAGCCTGAGTGATGTGACGGAGGTATTGCGCGTGGCCGTCACCAGTCGCGCTGCGGACACACAGTTTGTCGCCCAGGTGTTGGGTGGAACCGCGCCGACGCTGGTGCCGCCCCTGCCGCGCACGGTGGAGTCGGCCCTGCTGGTGTACCGCCGCGATACCCTGGTGGCCCACGCCGGTCAGTTGCACACGCGCATTGGCCCGCTGGGCAGCCCGGGAGTGCGTCTCGAAGAAGGGGCCTTTCACACCTCGCTCGTGGCACGGGAGCGGTCGGCAGACGGGCGGGTGGAAGTGGTGGCCACGGCACTGGTGTCGTCGGCGCCGCCGGCCGATCGCTTCGCTCGGCCGCTGCTGCAGTCGCTGCCCGGCAACATCGATGTGGCACATACGCGCATCGAGTCGCCGGACAGTGCACTGGTCGATCCCGGGTCTACGGTGATGCTCGTGCCGTACGGCGCCAATCGGCTGGCGCGTGTGCGGGCCACCACGTTCACTGAAGGCGAAATGCTGCTCAAGCTCGAGCAGCGGGCGCGTTCGCGCACGTCAGTGGCGCTGGCCCTGGCCGTGGCCTGCTTTCTGGTGGTAGCCTGGCACCGGCCGGCCCGCACCATGGAGCGCGCGCTGGGTGCGGCGGGCGCGCTGGCCGTGGTGGCCCTGGCGCCGCTTTCGGGTTTGTCGAACGTGTCCACGCTGTTCGACCCGACCAGCTATTTCGCGCCCATGGGTGGGCCGCTCACGTCCACGATTGCCGCCCTGCTGGTGACGGCGATGCTGGCGCTGGCGGTGTTGCTGTTTGCGCTGCGCACGGCGCCGGCGCAGCCACTGCACCCGCGGTCCCGTCTCATTGCCACAACGGTGGTGCTGTTGCTTGCGGCCGGCGGGCCGTTCCTGCTGCGCGATCTCGCGCGCGGCATTTCGCTGCCGGTGGCGGGTGCGGGCTTTGAACTCTGGGTGGCGTGGCAATTGGCACTGGCCCTCATTGGCGCGGCCGTTCTGCTGGCTGGCGCTGCTGCCGGGCAAACGGCGCTTGGTCCGAGCCGCGGCCTGCCACCGCTGGTGGCGCCGCTTGTGGCCGGAGCGGCCGCGCTCATGGCCGGGCCACTCTGGCAGGCCCCCGGCGCCTGGCCCGTGTGGTATCCGGCCCTTTGGGTGGTGGCCATTGGTTCACTGGCCCTTACACGACGCGGGCTGCCGCAGGTGGTGGCGGCGGCGGTGGTGGCCGGCGCCGGCGCGGCCACACTGACCTGGGGCGCCACCGCACGCGCCCGCATGGCGCTCGTGGAGTACGACCTCCAGCGCACGGCGGTCGTGGATGACAACGCGCTGCGCTTGCTCGATCGTCTTGCAGCGACGATGCGCGAGGAAGTGCGACCGGCACCACGCAGTGATGCCTTGCTTCGGCGTTACGCGGCCAGTGAACTGGCGCAGGCCGGCTATCCGGCGCGGCTCGCACGCTGGTCACCGACCAATCTCGACAGCGCGGTGTCGGTGCTCGAACTCGTGCCGATAGTCGACTCCATTGGCGCGCAGGCCTATCTCGCATTGCTGGCGCGCAACAGCGGGCAGGTGGAGTTGCGCACGGTGGACGACGGTGTCACGACGCTGCTGCTTGCGGCCATTCCCGCACCCGATGGCATCGTGACCACCATCGCGGTGCCGCCGCGCACGCGGCTCCTGCCGGCCGATCCGTTTGCCACGTTCACCGGTGTGACCGGATCGCGCGGACAGGCCGCGCCGTATCGTCTCACCATGAGCGCGGTGGACGATGCCAATGCCACCGCGACGGCGCTGAGTTGGCGTCGACGTGGAGATTTGCTGGTGGCTGACGGCATTCGGCAGGAGCGCGATGTGGCGCAGCGTGTGCGGGCGGAAATCGATCTGGGCGGTCTGGATCGTCTGGTGCCACGCGGCGCGCTGCTGGTCATGCTGGACGTGTTGGTGGTGTTGGGGCTGTGGTCGGCCACGGCTCTGGCTGACGGGTCGCTGGGCCGTCTGGTGCGGGTGCGCCGGACGCGCTGGTCACGTTCGTATCGTGTGCGATTGAGTGGCGCGCTGCTGGCGTTCTTCACGGTGCCCGCCGCGATGTTCGGTGCCTGGGCATGGTACCGTCTGCAGGACGACGATCGCGCCGCGCGTGAGCTGCTGGTGCGTGAAACGCTGCGTGTTGCCGCGGCCGAGCAGGATCAGCGCCTGTTGGGTACCTCGCCCTCCAGTACGGGTGCACCGCTGTTCTTCTATCGACGCGGCATGCTGACCATTGCCAGCGACCCGCTGCTCGATGCGCTGGCGCCCTTGGGGCGTCTGTTGCCCGGTAACGTGTCCGTGGATGCCGATGCCGGCGAATCGGTGTTCGCGACGCAGCGCGTGCCCATTGCCCGGGCCACCACGCTCGTGGGCTTTCGACATCTCGCGGCGGTGGCGGGCGATGTGTCGCTGAGTGGCGTGTTGGCCACCCCGGCGCGCGGCGATGAGTTCGCGCTCGATGCAAGGCGTGAAGACCTGGGCGTGCTGCTGCTCTTTGCCACCATGCTGGGGGCGATGTCGGCGCTGTGGATGAGCGGAGTTGCCGCGCGCTCGCTGGCCCGCCCGGTGGGTGCGCTGCGTGAGGCGGCGCTGGCCATCGCGGCCGGCCGCGAGGCCCCGTCGCTTGGCAAGGCACCGGCCACGGAGTTTGCGCCCGTGTATCGCGCCTTCGGACGCATGTCGGCCGATCTGGCCACGAGCCGCGCGGCGCTTGAAGCCGCGCAGCGCCGCACGGCGGCCGTGCTGCAGCATGTGGCCTCGGGCGTCGTGGCGTTCCGCTACGCCGGTGACATCATGCTGGCCAATCCGCGCGCGGGGGCGCTGCTTGGCGGTGATGTGCTGTGGGCGGGTGCCACGCTCGATACCTTGCCGCCCTCACTGCACGACCTCGTGGCGCGGTGTCGCGATTTTCTGCGTGACAGCCGCGAAGACGAAGCCTTTGATCTCACGGTACAGGGACGGCAACTGCAGGCGCGTTTGACGCGTCTGCCATCGGGTGCCGTGCTCACCATTGATGACATCACGCAGCTCGCGTCGGCGCAGCGCGTATTGGCCTGGGGCGAGATGGCGCGTCAGGTGGCGCACGAAATCAAGAATCCGCTGACTCCCATTCGGTTGGGGGTGCAGCACTTGCGGCGTGCCTGGCGCGACGGGCGTGGTGACTTTGGCGAGATTCTCGATCGCAATGTGTCGCGCGTGCTGGAGGAGATCGATCATCTCGACGAGATTGCGCGCGCCTTCAGTCGCTATGGCACCGCGCCCTCGGAGCGCGAGCCCGGCGTGGCCATCGACGTGGCGGCGGTGACCTGGGATGTGCTCGCGCTCGAGCGTCTGGGTGACGCGGATGAACAGGGCCCGGTACAGTGGGTGTTCGAGGGACCGGGCGGCGAAACACATCCGGTCCATGGCGACGAGGCGCCGTCACCCGTGTGGGCCGTCGGGCAGCGGGACGAAATGCGCGAAGTGCTGTTCAACCTGCTGGAGAATGCGCGTCTGGCCAGCGCGCGCACCGTGCGGGTGCGACTCGCAACAGAACCGGGGCAGGTGCGGCTCGATGTGGTGGACGACGGCAGTGGCATTCCGGCCGATGTGCTGCCGCATGTCTTTGAGCCGCACTTCTCCACGCGCACCAGTGGCAGCGGGCTTGGGCTGGCCATCAGTCGGCGCCTCATTGAAGGGTGGGGCGGGGCCATCGGGCTCTCCAGCACGCCGGGGCAGGGCACGACGGTGCAGATCCGTCTGCGTCAGGCCGACGCCCCGGCTCAACGGGCCGTGGCACAGCAAGCCAGCGCGGAAGTGACTGGCGGCGATTAA
- a CDS encoding protein kinase domain-containing protein gives MSSALPPSDQRVTASPPPHLEAWTLPPGWAWGTDAIQREHRHYQEVMDALGRSLSLVSVPNAEHGEWLHNEARALAHRNHPSIPTTYHYWASYEQSRRGPGYLRRWISGETVHSRVARLGPDSIQFAFQVLREAGSTLAYLHDTAAAHGAVSASTVWLTPGGRLWLLGWEWVLPADQRPAGVLPDPNFTPWAPEWGEGQWKPTPLSDQWQLAAMLFLMLTGETPPERDVPPLSLLRSDCPQILWNVLERALAFDPADRYPSIATMLRELDRHVSVRPVLIAPEGDELPPALDSAESRLRWATADDYEILAPLGQGMFGSVWRARDLSLSREVAIKVLHPHIARDDVAVARFQREARLAAQLAHAAIVPIYDSDSRGGVVWYTMELAEGGSVANLVARSGKRPFDEIAPQVDEVLEALHAAHTSGIIHRDLKPENILIDRYRRWRIGDFGIAYALGDENAGTSGTPSFAAPEQLLGEAQGPATDCYALASIVYYVLTGRPPFGDGPAEQILARQLSDGIGEQLQADGFDDVVGAWLARGLAQRVEDRFDDAQEMRVAWREVVRQTRRGEDARPWWRRLFEGLQDETPAETAPDW, from the coding sequence ATGTCCTCCGCCCTCCCGCCCAGCGATCAGCGTGTCACGGCATCCCCACCGCCGCACCTTGAGGCGTGGACCTTGCCGCCGGGGTGGGCTTGGGGCACGGACGCCATCCAGCGGGAGCATCGTCACTACCAGGAAGTGATGGACGCCTTGGGGCGCTCCCTGTCGCTGGTGAGTGTGCCCAATGCGGAGCACGGCGAGTGGTTGCACAACGAGGCGCGTGCGCTCGCGCATCGCAATCATCCGTCCATACCCACCACGTACCACTACTGGGCGTCCTACGAACAGAGTCGCCGTGGCCCCGGCTACCTGCGCCGCTGGATCAGTGGGGAAACCGTGCATTCGCGCGTGGCGCGGCTCGGGCCCGACTCCATTCAGTTTGCGTTTCAGGTGCTGCGCGAAGCCGGCAGCACACTGGCCTACCTGCACGACACGGCGGCGGCGCATGGTGCCGTGTCGGCCAGCACGGTGTGGCTGACGCCCGGTGGCCGCTTGTGGCTGCTGGGGTGGGAGTGGGTGTTGCCCGCCGATCAGCGACCGGCAGGTGTGCTGCCGGATCCCAACTTCACGCCCTGGGCGCCGGAGTGGGGCGAGGGGCAGTGGAAGCCGACGCCGCTGTCGGACCAGTGGCAATTGGCGGCCATGCTCTTCCTCATGCTCACCGGCGAAACGCCGCCTGAGCGTGACGTGCCGCCGCTGTCGTTGCTGCGGTCGGACTGTCCGCAGATTCTCTGGAACGTGCTCGAACGCGCGCTGGCGTTTGATCCGGCCGATCGCTATCCCAGTATCGCAACCATGCTGCGTGAGCTCGATCGGCATGTGTCGGTGCGGCCGGTGCTCATCGCGCCCGAAGGCGATGAGTTGCCGCCGGCACTCGATTCGGCGGAGTCGCGACTGCGCTGGGCGACGGCCGACGATTACGAGATTCTCGCGCCACTGGGTCAGGGCATGTTCGGCTCGGTGTGGCGCGCACGCGATCTGTCATTGTCGCGCGAAGTGGCCATCAAGGTGCTGCATCCGCACATCGCGCGTGACGACGTGGCCGTGGCGCGTTTTCAGCGCGAGGCGCGTCTGGCCGCGCAGCTGGCGCACGCCGCCATCGTCCCCATTTACGACAGCGACAGTCGCGGTGGGGTGGTGTGGTACACCATGGAGCTGGCCGAAGGTGGCTCGGTGGCCAATCTGGTGGCGCGCTCCGGCAAGCGGCCGTTCGATGAGATCGCGCCGCAGGTGGACGAAGTGCTGGAGGCGCTGCACGCCGCACACACCAGTGGCATCATCCACCGCGATCTCAAGCCCGAGAACATCCTCATCGATCGGTATCGGCGCTGGCGCATCGGTGACTTCGGTATTGCCTACGCGCTCGGCGACGAAAACGCCGGCACCTCGGGCACCCCGTCGTTTGCTGCGCCCGAACAGTTGCTGGGCGAGGCGCAGGGACCGGCGACGGACTGCTACGCGCTGGCAAGCATCGTGTACTACGTGCTCACGGGACGTCCGCCGTTTGGTGACGGGCCGGCCGAGCAGATTCTGGCACGGCAGTTGTCGGATGGCATCGGTGAGCAGTTGCAGGCCGACGGATTTGATGACGTGGTGGGGGCATGGCTGGCGCGCGGTCTCGCGCAGCGCGTGGAAGATCGCTTCGACGACGCGCAGGAGATGCGCGTCGCCTGGCGCGAAGTGGTGCGGCAGACCCGTCGCGGTGAGGACGCCCGCCCGTGGTGGCGACGTCTGTTCGAGGGGCTGCAGGACGAAACGCCAGCAGAAACGGCGCCCGACTGGTAG
- a CDS encoding GGDEF domain-containing protein: protein MLDRIALRSTFWGALTLSILFVFALSQGVVQLPALSLLVPLLSAAALCCAIIGWRLLHHELLRRMQDDTELRRRMQRLEDAMQHSVDGVMLLRAVRNRDGSVHDLEITEVNATAATLFRSATTELTGRRLRRDLPSPLGETLFARYAAVLTLGSPIVEEVRADRRQFAAGWLMHQVTPTSEGVAVTVRDITRRKREEVRLRRASLTDDLTRLYNRRGFLALAEQQLRVARRQGKDAVVMYADMDGFKQLNDTYGHAVGDRALQAVSRLLQSTVRDCDVVARLGGDEFTILALAADGVGARIIQKRIEERLALLNASGAFPATIALTIGHTRVRPGDTASVPELLARADQLLYARKRRRQLTAMSAAIANANANTNTNTNTSADSQAGRSGGARKRMRTALPTAVPAEVAAVANAMATARGLIPAGTAAAAPTTSGVPSSLTAPSKSVSLPLPPTHAA from the coding sequence ATGCTCGACCGCATCGCCCTGCGCAGCACATTCTGGGGAGCGCTGACGCTCTCGATCCTCTTCGTCTTCGCCCTGTCACAGGGCGTGGTGCAGCTTCCGGCGTTGTCCCTGTTGGTTCCCCTGCTGTCGGCGGCCGCCCTGTGCTGCGCCATCATCGGCTGGCGCCTGCTGCATCACGAGCTGCTGCGTCGCATGCAGGACGACACCGAGTTGCGCCGGCGCATGCAGCGTCTCGAGGACGCCATGCAGCACAGCGTGGACGGGGTGATGTTGCTGCGGGCAGTGCGAAACCGCGACGGCAGCGTCCACGATCTCGAAATCACCGAGGTCAACGCCACCGCCGCCACACTGTTTCGTTCTGCCACCACTGAGCTGACCGGACGCCGGTTGCGCCGCGACCTGCCGTCTCCGCTCGGCGAAACGCTGTTCGCACGCTACGCCGCGGTACTCACACTGGGCTCGCCCATCGTGGAAGAGGTGCGTGCGGACCGCCGCCAGTTCGCTGCCGGCTGGCTCATGCATCAGGTCACGCCCACGTCGGAAGGCGTGGCGGTGACCGTACGCGACATCACGCGCCGCAAGCGCGAGGAAGTGCGTCTGCGCCGCGCCTCGCTCACCGACGATCTCACGCGGCTCTACAATCGCCGCGGATTTCTCGCGCTGGCCGAGCAGCAATTGCGGGTGGCGCGTCGTCAGGGCAAGGACGCGGTCGTGATGTACGCCGACATGGACGGCTTCAAGCAACTCAACGACACCTACGGCCACGCGGTCGGTGATCGTGCGCTGCAGGCGGTGTCGCGCCTCCTGCAGTCCACCGTGCGTGATTGTGATGTGGTCGCGCGCCTGGGCGGCGACGAGTTCACCATTCTGGCGCTCGCCGCCGACGGCGTTGGGGCACGCATTATCCAGAAGCGCATCGAAGAGCGACTGGCCTTGCTGAATGCCAGCGGCGCGTTTCCCGCGACCATCGCACTCACCATTGGGCACACCCGTGTCCGTCCCGGTGACACGGCCAGCGTTCCTGAGCTGCTCGCGCGCGCGGATCAGTTGCTGTATGCCCGCAAGCGCCGCCGTCAACTCACCGCCATGTCCGCGGCGATTGCAAACGCGAACGCAAACACGAACACGAACACGAACACGAGCGCGGATTCACAGGCTGGCCGCAGCGGCGGCGCGCGCAAGCGTATGCGCACAGCACTACCGACCGCAGTGCCCGCCGAGGTGGCGGCGGTGGCCAACGCCATGGCCACGGCCCGTGGGCTGATACCTGCCGGCACTGCCGCGGCCGCACCCACCACCAGCGGCGTACCGTCCTCGCTCACGGCGCCGTCAAAGTCCGTCAGCCTACCACTACCGCCAACTCACGCGGCGTAG